One genomic region from Skermania piniformis encodes:
- the hemE gene encoding uroporphyrinogen decarboxylase, which produces MDSVARPGATESPSRRALPEAPFLVAATGGRPSRRPVWFMRQAGRSLPEYRRVRAGTGMLAACFDPELVCEITLQPVRRHRVDAAILFSDIVVPLRAAGIELDIVAGVGPVISQPVRSAAQVRAIPRLAAEQVDPVATAVGLLTAELGAIPLIGFAGAPFTLASYLVEGGPSRNHERTKALMYADPTTWHALLDTLADSTVTFLQAQLAAGVDAVQLFDSWAGALSLADYREFVYPHTRRVFAEIAAAGVPRIHFGVGTGELLGVLGEVGADVVGVDWRVPLSVAARRVGPGKALQGNLDPAVLFAGWDPVARQVRRVIDEGDAAIAAGASGHIVNLGHGVLPDTDPGVLTAVVELVHEL; this is translated from the coding sequence ATGGACAGCGTAGCCCGGCCGGGGGCCACCGAATCACCGTCGCGTCGGGCGCTGCCCGAGGCCCCGTTCCTGGTTGCGGCCACCGGCGGGCGGCCTTCCCGGCGGCCGGTCTGGTTCATGCGGCAGGCCGGGCGATCGTTGCCGGAGTACCGCCGGGTCCGCGCCGGCACGGGCATGTTGGCGGCCTGCTTCGATCCGGAACTGGTGTGCGAAATCACCCTGCAGCCGGTGCGCCGGCATCGGGTGGACGCGGCGATTCTGTTCTCCGACATCGTCGTTCCGCTGCGGGCAGCGGGGATCGAGTTGGACATCGTCGCCGGTGTCGGGCCGGTGATATCGCAGCCGGTGCGCAGCGCCGCTCAGGTGCGCGCGATCCCGCGGCTGGCGGCCGAACAGGTGGACCCGGTGGCGACTGCGGTCGGGTTGCTCACCGCCGAGTTGGGTGCGATACCGCTGATCGGCTTCGCCGGCGCCCCGTTCACGCTGGCGTCCTACCTGGTCGAGGGCGGACCGAGCCGTAATCACGAGCGGACCAAGGCGCTGATGTACGCCGACCCGACGACCTGGCATGCGTTGCTCGACACGTTGGCCGACAGCACCGTCACCTTCCTGCAAGCCCAACTTGCGGCCGGGGTGGATGCGGTGCAACTGTTCGATTCCTGGGCCGGCGCACTCTCGTTGGCCGACTATCGCGAATTCGTCTACCCGCACACTCGGCGGGTATTCGCCGAGATTGCGGCCGCCGGAGTTCCACGGATTCATTTCGGGGTCGGAACCGGTGAGTTGCTCGGTGTCCTCGGTGAGGTCGGCGCGGACGTGGTCGGGGTGGACTGGCGGGTGCCACTGTCCGTCGCGGCGCGCCGGGTCGGACCCGGAAAGGCGTTGCAGGGCAACCTGGATCCCGCGGTGTTGTTCGCCGGTTGGGACCCGGTCGCGCGGCAGGTGCGCCGGGTGATCGACGAGGGGGACGCCGCGATCGCCGCGGGCGCGTCGGGGCACATCGTCAATCTGGGTCACGGCGTGTTGCCCGACACCGATCCCGGGGTGCTCACCGCGGTGGTGGAGCTGGTGCACGAGCTGTGA
- a CDS encoding protoporphyrinogen oxidase → MRRYAVVGGGISGLVAAFRLRRMLGPAAEIVLLECGSRLGGCLRTVELAGPVDVGAEAFVGRRPEVPELLAELGLAEQLVHPSGLRPSIWADGVLHPLPAGTLMGLPAGPDAVAGLVDAGTLARIAAEPARPLRWVVGGDTDLASLVADRFGAQVVARSVDPLLGGVYAGRSATIGVRAALPALAARLDAGAASLSAAVAAALPPPSDRPVFGGVRDGYGVLLDALRRAAAATECRAPFVGLSRDGAGWQVDPVGRVDGVLLAVPAPAAADLLRGVAPVAAAAAAAIPSASSAVVALAVPADSPLPPNSGILIGTGEPVGAKAFTFSSRKWPHLRGRQLAGRSVALLRASFGRYGDDAVLARSNPELVATAVADLATVTGVTVTPLAVHVQRWPAALPQYRPGHAGLVAAIESSVAELAGLEVAGAYLGGVGVPACVAAGSAAAHRLMAR, encoded by the coding sequence GTGAGGCGGTACGCCGTCGTCGGCGGCGGGATCAGTGGGCTGGTCGCTGCCTTCCGGCTACGGCGGATGCTGGGCCCGGCCGCCGAGATCGTGCTGCTCGAGTGCGGCAGCCGGCTCGGCGGCTGCCTGCGCACGGTCGAACTGGCCGGGCCGGTGGATGTGGGCGCGGAGGCCTTCGTCGGGCGCCGGCCGGAAGTGCCGGAACTCCTCGCCGAGCTCGGTCTGGCCGAGCAACTGGTCCACCCGTCCGGGTTGCGTCCGTCGATCTGGGCCGACGGTGTATTGCACCCACTGCCCGCCGGCACCCTGATGGGGTTGCCGGCCGGCCCGGATGCGGTCGCCGGTCTGGTGGACGCCGGGACGCTGGCCCGGATCGCAGCCGAGCCGGCCCGGCCGTTGCGTTGGGTCGTCGGCGGCGACACCGACCTGGCGAGCCTGGTGGCCGATCGGTTCGGCGCCCAGGTCGTGGCGCGCAGCGTCGACCCGTTGCTCGGCGGGGTCTACGCGGGTCGGTCCGCGACGATCGGGGTGCGCGCCGCTCTGCCGGCCTTGGCGGCCCGCTTGGATGCGGGGGCGGCGAGCCTGAGCGCGGCGGTTGCCGCGGCCCTGCCGCCGCCATCGGATCGGCCGGTGTTCGGTGGGGTGCGTGACGGGTACGGCGTGTTGCTCGATGCCCTGCGCCGGGCGGCCGCCGCTACCGAGTGCCGGGCGCCGTTCGTCGGCTTGTCCCGCGATGGTGCCGGCTGGCAGGTGGACCCGGTCGGCCGGGTCGACGGGGTGCTGCTGGCGGTGCCGGCTCCGGCCGCCGCCGACCTGCTGCGCGGGGTCGCGCCGGTCGCTGCGGCGGCGGCCGCCGCGATCCCGTCGGCGTCGTCCGCGGTCGTCGCGCTGGCGGTGCCGGCCGACAGTCCGTTGCCGCCGAACTCCGGCATCCTGATCGGCACCGGCGAGCCGGTCGGTGCCAAGGCGTTCACCTTTTCCAGCCGCAAGTGGCCGCACCTGCGTGGTCGGCAACTGGCCGGCCGGAGTGTGGCACTGCTGCGCGCGTCGTTCGGCCGGTACGGCGACGACGCGGTCCTGGCTCGGTCGAATCCGGAGCTGGTCGCGACCGCCGTCGCCGATCTGGCCACGGTGACCGGGGTGACGGTGACGCCGCTCGCCGTGCACGTCCAACGTTGGCCGGCGGCACTGCCGCAGTACCGGCCGGGACATGCCGGGCTGGTCGCAGCCATCGAATCGAGCGTGGCCGAGCTGGCCGGGCTCGAGGTCGCGGGCGCCTACCTGGGCGGAGTGGGGGTGCCGGCGTGCGTGGCAGCCGGATCGGCGGCCGCGCACCGGTTGATGGCACGATGA
- the hemQ gene encoding hydrogen peroxide-dependent heme synthase, with translation MARLDYQALNSTIRYLMFSVFQVRPGALGDDREAAAKEAAAFFDGLADRGVVTRGIYDVAGLRADADYMVWTHAERVEDLQAAYADLRRTTELGRASIPVWSNVALHRPAEFNKSHVPAFLAGEDAGAYICVYPFVRSYDWYLLPDEERRTMLRDHGIAARGYPDVRANTVSSFALGDYEWILAFEAPELHRIVDLMRDLRATEARRHVREEIPFFTGPRVELEQLVTALP, from the coding sequence ATGGCGCGTCTCGACTATCAAGCCCTCAACTCCACCATTCGCTACCTGATGTTCTCGGTGTTCCAGGTCCGCCCGGGCGCACTCGGTGACGACCGGGAGGCGGCGGCGAAGGAGGCCGCGGCCTTCTTCGACGGACTTGCCGACCGCGGTGTGGTGACCCGGGGCATCTACGACGTGGCCGGCCTGCGCGCGGACGCCGACTACATGGTGTGGACGCACGCCGAACGGGTGGAGGACCTGCAAGCCGCCTACGCCGATCTGCGGCGCACCACCGAGCTGGGCCGGGCCAGCATCCCGGTGTGGAGCAACGTCGCATTGCACCGCCCGGCCGAGTTCAACAAGAGTCACGTCCCGGCGTTCTTGGCGGGGGAGGACGCGGGCGCCTACATCTGCGTCTACCCGTTCGTCCGTTCCTACGACTGGTACCTGCTACCGGACGAGGAGCGTCGGACCATGCTGCGCGACCACGGAATCGCCGCGCGCGGGTATCCCGATGTCCGGGCGAACACGGTCAGCTCCTTCGCGCTCGGGGACTACGAGTGGATTCTCGCGTTCGAGGCGCCGGAGTTGCATCGGATCGTCGACCTGATGCGGGATCTGCGCGCAACCGAGGCCCGCCGCCACGTCCGGGAGGAGATTCCGTTCTTCACCGGCCCGCGGGTCGAGCTGGAGCAGCTGGTGACCGCTCTACCCTGA
- a CDS encoding glycosyltransferase family 87 protein has product MFSVRLEPRTALTTSDAIRYAMWPIAILTIVHRVLVKAVNGYITDDFAPVYQASLAFLNHRPVYTADFDYVDPHYLYPPSGTLLIAPLAIIDPERSRWLFILVNAIAIILAWYLLLRLFRYTVRSVAAPILLFGMFVSETVTNTLVFTNINGCILLGEMLFLRWLLQRKDLAAGAILGLTFAVKWILLPLLVVVIARRQWKVLVTAVAVPLVMTLIAWPLLVDPMDFVHRTLPYLLESRDYFNSAIVGNGEYYGLPTPLTWFMRVAFGVMVAISLWLLYRYYRDDELFFVCTASGVLLTAQFLLGSLGQMYYSMYMFPFLMTVVLRNSVIRNWPAWCAIYGFMSYDSWLSDRFHSAGRTAEYMKTTLGWSLLLIVVFCVLGDRYLAARREGRLAGGIDPVRVERSPAAPARPAGR; this is encoded by the coding sequence GTGTTCTCCGTACGGCTGGAGCCGCGTACCGCGCTCACCACGAGCGACGCCATCCGGTACGCAATGTGGCCGATCGCGATTCTCACGATCGTGCACCGCGTGCTGGTCAAAGCCGTCAACGGCTACATCACCGACGACTTCGCTCCGGTCTACCAGGCTTCGCTGGCATTTCTGAACCACCGACCGGTCTACACCGCCGATTTCGACTACGTCGACCCGCACTACCTGTACCCGCCGAGCGGCACCCTGCTGATCGCACCGCTGGCGATCATCGACCCGGAGCGCTCACGCTGGCTGTTCATCCTGGTCAACGCGATCGCGATCATCCTCGCCTGGTACCTGTTGCTGCGGCTGTTCCGATACACCGTGCGGTCGGTGGCCGCACCGATCCTGCTGTTCGGCATGTTCGTCTCGGAGACGGTGACCAACACGCTGGTCTTCACCAACATCAACGGCTGCATCCTGCTCGGCGAAATGTTGTTCCTGCGCTGGCTGCTGCAACGGAAGGACCTGGCCGCCGGGGCGATCCTCGGGCTCACCTTCGCAGTCAAATGGATCTTGCTTCCACTGCTCGTCGTCGTCATCGCGCGCCGGCAGTGGAAGGTGCTCGTCACCGCGGTCGCGGTACCGCTGGTGATGACGTTGATCGCGTGGCCGTTGCTGGTGGACCCGATGGATTTCGTGCACCGCACGCTGCCCTATCTGCTGGAGTCACGGGACTACTTCAACAGCGCGATCGTCGGCAACGGCGAGTACTACGGCCTGCCGACCCCACTCACCTGGTTCATGCGAGTGGCGTTCGGGGTGATGGTGGCGATCTCGCTCTGGCTGCTCTATCGGTACTACCGCGACGACGAACTGTTCTTCGTCTGCACCGCATCCGGGGTGCTGCTCACCGCCCAGTTCCTGTTGGGCTCACTGGGCCAGATGTATTACTCGATGTACATGTTCCCGTTCCTGATGACGGTGGTGCTGCGCAACTCGGTCATCCGTAACTGGCCGGCCTGGTGCGCGATCTACGGCTTCATGTCCTACGACAGCTGGCTGTCGGATCGGTTCCACTCGGCCGGCCGGACCGCGGAGTATATGAAGACGACGCTCGGCTGGAGCCTGCTGCTGATCGTCGTGTTCTGCGTGCTCGGCGACCGCTATCTGGCAGCCCGGCGGGAGGGACGGCTCGCCGGCGGAATCGACCCGGTCAGGGTAGAGCGGTCACCAGCTGCTCCAGCTCGACCCGCGGGCCGGTGA
- a CDS encoding alpha/beta hydrolase translates to MRCARGRTSAPVAVTAAIVATLIAGCGAGPSERPGVAVREGGGNAPTPSSTELPPPAEPPAPKAEPAWRDCTTSTLDLYGLGAAPNGLTLECAELTVPVDAGGNGYGAFTAGVMRARLPQTPADAAPLVLTSGSDRPSTATLAGMAIGPATPVLAARPIVAFDRRGTGSSQAIECISAGTRRGLTENAQFSANGADRLDSIVKLSQDATTSCKDFLQPQEMTFDTTHAAEDLEQLRLVWQVDSIGLLGTGEGAQVALAYARMFPGHLSRLVLDAPQGIGDAQTLAEQRVQGAEAALDAFANRCAALNCALGPDPRAAITDLVRRAGAGGLGTVAANTVLSAISGFLGSPRADLPTRTTELADVLAAAGRGDGAGLDGLIQRQLAATMTDGQFVGRCTDGRQWPAPSQVQSLQTNWRDRYPVFGEQAALSLLACAAWPAPTGDTEPAQLNLPVLVLAGQADPVTGRTGVDSVTGELQRAGARTSVVDWQGWGHPVSAHSNCAQQAVVGYLKSGNLPENGTACPA, encoded by the coding sequence ATGCGGTGTGCACGCGGGAGGACCTCGGCGCCGGTCGCCGTCACAGCGGCGATCGTCGCGACGCTGATCGCCGGGTGCGGCGCGGGGCCCTCCGAGCGTCCGGGTGTGGCCGTGCGGGAGGGCGGCGGCAACGCACCCACGCCGAGCAGCACCGAGTTGCCCCCGCCGGCCGAGCCGCCGGCACCGAAAGCAGAGCCGGCCTGGCGCGACTGCACGACGAGCACGCTCGACCTGTACGGCCTCGGCGCCGCACCGAACGGGCTGACGCTCGAATGCGCCGAACTGACCGTTCCGGTGGATGCCGGCGGCAACGGCTACGGCGCCTTCACCGCCGGGGTGATGCGGGCCCGGCTACCGCAGACCCCGGCAGACGCGGCACCGCTGGTACTCACCTCGGGCTCGGACCGCCCGTCGACCGCGACCCTGGCCGGAATGGCCATCGGCCCGGCCACGCCGGTGCTCGCCGCCCGGCCGATCGTCGCGTTCGACCGGCGCGGCACCGGCAGCTCGCAGGCGATCGAGTGCATCTCGGCCGGCACCCGGCGCGGGTTGACCGAGAACGCCCAGTTCTCGGCCAACGGTGCCGATCGGCTGGACTCGATCGTGAAGCTGAGCCAGGACGCGACCACGTCCTGCAAGGACTTCCTCCAGCCGCAGGAGATGACCTTCGACACCACGCACGCGGCCGAAGATCTGGAGCAGCTGCGGCTGGTCTGGCAGGTGGACAGCATCGGGCTGCTCGGCACGGGCGAGGGGGCGCAGGTGGCACTCGCCTACGCCCGGATGTTTCCGGGTCATCTGAGCCGGCTGGTGCTGGACGCACCGCAGGGCATCGGTGACGCGCAGACGCTGGCCGAGCAGCGGGTGCAGGGCGCCGAGGCAGCATTGGACGCGTTTGCCAACCGGTGTGCCGCGCTGAACTGTGCGCTCGGACCGGACCCCCGGGCCGCGATCACCGATCTGGTCCGCCGAGCCGGGGCCGGCGGCCTGGGCACGGTCGCGGCGAACACCGTGCTCAGCGCGATCAGCGGGTTCCTCGGCAGCCCGCGCGCGGACCTGCCGACCCGGACCACGGAGCTGGCCGACGTGTTGGCAGCAGCCGGACGCGGCGACGGTGCCGGACTGGACGGCTTGATCCAGCGGCAGCTGGCCGCCACCATGACCGACGGCCAGTTCGTCGGTCGCTGCACCGACGGCCGGCAGTGGCCGGCACCGTCGCAGGTGCAAAGCCTGCAGACGAACTGGCGGGACCGTTACCCGGTCTTCGGTGAGCAGGCTGCGTTGAGTCTGCTGGCCTGCGCGGCCTGGCCGGCGCCCACCGGTGACACCGAACCGGCCCAGCTGAACTTGCCCGTGTTGGTGCTCGCCGGCCAGGCCGATCCGGTCACCGGGCGTACCGGAGTGGACTCGGTGACCGGGGAGTTGCAGCGTGCCGGTGCCCGCACCTCGGTGGTGGACTGGCAGGGCTGGGGACACCCGGTGAGCGCCCATTCGAACTGCGCCCAGCAAGCCGTTGTCGGATACTTGAAGTCCGGGAACCTTCCGGAGAACGGGACGGCCTGTCCCGCGTGA
- a CDS encoding pyrimidine reductase family protein — MPRRRDLIGLVQHLDNATQLTIDDLRDLYAYPSEPTAPWLRANFISSLDGAATLDDSSTGLGTPADRTVFGVLRELCDVVLVGAGTVRAEDYGGARTNEHRREWRLAHGLDAVPPIAVITGNADLDPTSRLFTDTAVAPIVLTTAAAATDRKARLADTGARILELGESSVSSSAIRDTLGELGLHRVLFEGGPSLFGQLIADAAVDELCLTLSPLVVGGDGRRITVSATAAPTAMSRAHVLTDDDGTLLTRWVRVG, encoded by the coding sequence TTGCCCCGGCGCCGTGATCTGATCGGTCTCGTGCAGCACCTGGACAATGCGACCCAGCTCACCATCGACGACCTGCGGGACCTCTACGCCTATCCGAGCGAGCCGACCGCCCCGTGGCTGCGGGCGAACTTCATCAGCAGCCTGGACGGAGCCGCAACGCTCGACGACTCCTCCACCGGGCTGGGCACGCCGGCCGACCGGACCGTGTTCGGTGTCCTGCGCGAGCTGTGCGACGTGGTGCTGGTGGGTGCCGGCACGGTCCGGGCCGAGGACTACGGCGGCGCCCGTACCAACGAGCACCGCCGCGAGTGGCGGCTTGCGCACGGGTTGGACGCGGTGCCACCGATCGCCGTCATCACCGGCAACGCCGATCTCGACCCCACCTCGCGGTTGTTCACCGACACCGCGGTGGCCCCGATCGTGCTGACCACCGCCGCCGCGGCGACGGACCGGAAAGCGCGGCTGGCCGACACCGGCGCGCGGATTCTGGAGCTCGGCGAGTCGTCGGTATCGAGCTCGGCAATCCGCGACACGCTCGGTGAACTGGGCTTGCACCGCGTCCTGTTCGAGGGCGGGCCGTCGTTGTTCGGCCAGCTGATCGCGGACGCCGCGGTCGACGAGTTGTGCCTGACCCTGTCGCCACTGGTGGTCGGTGGCGACGGCCGCCGGATCACCGTCTCGGCCACGGCCGCGCCGACGGCGATGAGCCGGGCGCACGTACTCACCGACGATGACGGCACCTTGCTGACCCGCTGGGTGCGGGTCGGCTGA
- the zapE gene encoding cell division protein ZapE yields the protein MPSRLVDRRPELVADDLVSQLVPPPMFAEVSFAGYVPDPDEPSQAAAVRAAEQFVAQVGRGRAARHGLFRRRRRPEPGAGLYLDGGFGVGKTHLLASIYHACPAPKAFGTFVELTHLVGALGFANARARLADYAVLCIDEFELDDPGDTTMIAGLLTELTEHGVSVAATSNTLPSQLGEGRFAAQDFLREIKKLADVFATVRVDGPDYRHRDLPPAPQPLPEAELIARAEATPGATLDDFDALCAHLATLHPSRYKQLVDGVRAVFVDRLHPVADQAVALRLVVLADRLYDASIPVTVSGDRLDRIFPQEMLDGGYRKKYLRATSRLLALSRFAATD from the coding sequence ATGCCCAGCCGTCTCGTCGACCGCCGACCGGAGCTCGTCGCCGACGATCTGGTATCCCAGCTGGTGCCGCCACCGATGTTCGCCGAGGTGAGTTTCGCCGGCTACGTCCCCGATCCGGACGAACCGAGTCAGGCTGCCGCGGTGCGTGCGGCGGAACAGTTCGTCGCGCAGGTCGGCCGGGGGCGCGCTGCTCGGCACGGATTGTTTCGCCGCCGGCGGCGGCCGGAGCCCGGTGCGGGGCTCTACCTGGACGGCGGGTTCGGCGTCGGCAAGACCCACCTGCTGGCCAGCATCTATCACGCCTGTCCGGCGCCGAAGGCGTTCGGCACATTCGTCGAGCTCACCCACCTGGTCGGGGCGCTCGGCTTCGCGAATGCCCGCGCGCGCCTGGCGGACTACGCCGTGCTGTGCATCGACGAGTTCGAGCTGGACGATCCGGGCGACACCACGATGATCGCCGGCCTGTTGACCGAGCTGACCGAACACGGGGTGTCGGTGGCGGCGACATCGAACACGTTGCCCAGTCAGCTCGGCGAAGGGCGGTTCGCCGCCCAGGATTTCCTTCGGGAGATCAAGAAGTTGGCGGACGTGTTCGCGACGGTCCGGGTGGACGGACCGGACTACCGGCATCGCGACCTGCCGCCGGCGCCGCAACCGCTGCCCGAGGCAGAGCTGATCGCGCGTGCCGAGGCGACTCCGGGCGCCACCCTGGACGACTTCGACGCGCTCTGCGCGCACCTGGCCACCTTGCACCCCAGCCGGTACAAGCAGTTGGTCGACGGGGTGCGCGCGGTCTTCGTCGATCGGTTGCACCCGGTCGCCGACCAGGCGGTGGCGCTGCGGCTGGTGGTACTGGCCGACCGGCTGTACGACGCGAGCATCCCGGTCACCGTGTCGGGTGATCGGCTGGACCGGATATTTCCGCAGGAGATGTTGGACGGCGGCTACCGCAAGAAGTACCTGCGGGCCACGTCCCGGCTGCTCGCGCTGTCCCGGTTCGCTGCCACGGACTGA
- a CDS encoding GNAT family N-acetyltransferase — protein sequence MTDEVVVSRAGLWDAEALSDVAATTFPLACPPEATEEDVDAFVAGVLSSERFGEYLSDPAHSVLKATAGDDIVGYAMLVDAEPADPSIARAVTVRPVAEVSKMYVLPGRHGTGVSTALMHAVAERARTAGAAGLWLGVNQRNERAKRFYAKHGFVRVGTRTFRVGRTLHRDDVMQLTF from the coding sequence ATGACAGACGAGGTCGTGGTGAGCCGGGCCGGGCTGTGGGATGCCGAGGCGCTCAGCGATGTGGCCGCGACGACCTTCCCGCTGGCCTGCCCGCCGGAAGCCACCGAAGAAGACGTCGACGCATTCGTCGCAGGGGTGCTGTCCAGCGAACGATTCGGCGAGTACCTGTCCGACCCGGCGCACAGCGTTCTGAAGGCCACCGCCGGCGACGACATCGTCGGTTACGCGATGCTGGTCGACGCCGAACCGGCCGATCCCTCGATCGCCCGGGCGGTCACGGTACGGCCGGTCGCCGAGGTGAGCAAGATGTACGTGCTACCCGGCCGGCACGGCACCGGCGTCTCCACCGCGTTGATGCACGCGGTCGCCGAGCGGGCGCGCACAGCAGGGGCTGCCGGCCTGTGGCTCGGCGTGAATCAGCGCAACGAACGGGCCAAGCGGTTCTACGCCAAGCACGGCTTCGTCCGAGTCGGCACGCGAACCTTCCGCGTCGGTCGCACCCTCCATCGTGACGACGTGATGCAGCTGACCTTCTGA
- a CDS encoding pyridoxal phosphate-dependent decarboxylase family protein, with translation MRTENRFMCNRRKEWSVATVGFRRDRNCSSVDIAVENSVLYRRILSGIVVVPEFPVSEFFFRDLGQVEELLQRYLRAILPLKRRDRPTFTDYGVFDYADVLDDYAVEYTGAGDETMIEELRSMFTNAVNWDCVGTLYNVHPNLSLHAQVASFVSSFANPNLGQDVSSGQFAATERSLVRIMSELAGWATDGRGIFTFGGKATSLYGVKLALDRHQPDLRRRGLVGRPVVLSTDVGHPCHVEVCNWLGIGEDNCDRLPTTAGVLDPEVLAAALRAHYRSGATPVCIVATGCSTNSHSVDRFAEIADVAGAVAAEFGAVRPWLHVDAVIGWVYLLLARYDFVGNPLDIPEQVATILHNKYRMMADVKFADSFGIDFHKTGFAGYNSSLFLTRHPEILHSIEGGYVESDPMRFSDYSPYLYSLELSRSAHGPVSAWAALRSLGFEGFTRILADQTAGYLRLKQLLGADSRFQVLNRTEESNLVLVTLLPPDLEQVDADTPPDAVARVRALNEQFHRFVIAQHAESASPVFFSISRGYDFDGLQLAPVKLYSFNSHFDRAAAEANYAAIVDLVHRFGRDSAGVGYFNWIEFMQLKDTRGRAAQ, from the coding sequence GTGCGAACCGAAAACCGGTTCATGTGCAATCGACGCAAAGAATGGAGCGTCGCTACAGTCGGGTTTCGCCGAGATCGCAACTGCTCGTCGGTCGATATCGCGGTCGAAAACTCTGTTTTGTATCGCCGGATTCTATCCGGGATCGTCGTAGTACCGGAGTTCCCTGTGAGTGAGTTTTTTTTTCGTGACCTCGGCCAGGTCGAAGAGCTACTGCAACGCTATCTTCGAGCAATACTTCCGCTGAAGCGGCGAGACCGGCCTACTTTTACCGATTACGGAGTTTTCGACTACGCCGACGTGCTCGACGATTACGCCGTCGAGTATACCGGCGCGGGCGACGAGACCATGATCGAAGAGCTTCGGTCCATGTTCACCAACGCGGTCAACTGGGACTGCGTCGGCACCCTGTACAACGTGCATCCGAACCTGTCCCTGCATGCTCAGGTGGCGTCCTTCGTGTCGTCGTTCGCCAACCCCAACCTCGGTCAGGACGTGTCGAGCGGGCAGTTCGCCGCGACCGAACGCAGCCTGGTCCGGATAATGTCGGAGCTGGCCGGATGGGCGACCGACGGGCGCGGCATCTTCACGTTCGGGGGCAAGGCCACCAGCTTGTACGGGGTGAAGCTGGCGCTCGATCGGCACCAGCCGGACCTGCGCCGACGGGGCTTGGTCGGGCGTCCGGTCGTGCTTTCGACCGACGTAGGACATCCGTGCCACGTCGAGGTCTGCAACTGGCTGGGGATCGGTGAGGACAACTGCGACCGGCTACCCACCACCGCCGGTGTGCTCGATCCGGAGGTGTTGGCGGCGGCGTTGCGCGCGCACTATCGATCCGGGGCGACCCCGGTCTGCATCGTCGCGACCGGTTGCTCGACCAACTCGCACTCGGTCGACCGGTTCGCCGAGATCGCCGACGTCGCGGGGGCCGTCGCGGCGGAATTCGGCGCGGTCCGGCCCTGGCTGCACGTCGACGCGGTGATCGGTTGGGTGTACCTGCTGCTCGCCCGCTACGATTTCGTCGGCAACCCGTTGGATATCCCGGAACAAGTCGCGACGATCCTGCATAACAAGTATCGGATGATGGCCGACGTGAAATTCGCCGATTCCTTCGGTATCGACTTCCACAAGACCGGTTTCGCCGGATACAACAGCAGTTTATTCCTCACTCGGCATCCCGAAATTCTGCACTCGATCGAAGGTGGCTACGTCGAGTCCGATCCGATGCGTTTTTCCGACTATTCGCCGTATCTGTATTCGCTCGAATTGTCCCGGTCGGCACACGGCCCGGTTTCGGCATGGGCGGCCCTGCGCAGTCTCGGATTCGAGGGATTCACCCGGATTCTCGCCGATCAGACGGCCGGATATCTCCGGTTGAAACAACTCTTGGGCGCGGATTCGAGATTCCAGGTCCTGAATCGGACCGAAGAGTCCAATCTGGTCCTGGTGACCCTGTTGCCGCCGGACCTGGAGCAGGTCGATGCCGATACTCCGCCCGATGCGGTCGCTCGGGTCCGGGCGCTCAACGAACAGTTCCACCGGTTCGTCATCGCACAGCACGCCGAGAGCGCGTCGCCGGTCTTCTTCTCGATCTCGCGGGGGTACGACTTCGACGGGTTGCAACTGGCTCCGGTCAAGTTGTACTCGTTCAATTCGCACTTCGACCGGGCGGCCGCCGAAGCGAACTACGCGGCGATCGTCGATCTGGTGCATCGGTTCGGTCGGGATTCGGCCGGCGTCGGCTACTTCAACTGGATCGAGTTCATGCAGCTCAAGGACACCCGCGGGCGCGCCGCGCAGTAG